CCATGTCCAGGAGAGATGACATATCAGAAGAGAATTGGATCGCGCTCCTCCGAAATCTTCAGGAAGAGAACGTTGAGTGGAGAGCTCATTGGTTTGTTCCTGATGAGATCCTCTATTGGTGTGgaagttttgattgggtacctctgCTTGGAATTTGGGGAGCTGTTGGATATGCCCTTTTGCTTGTTTTAAGACAATACAGGTCAAGGCAGTTTATACTAATGACACATTGACTAGCCCAGAGTGAGTTCTCGTATAGGGAGAATAATTATAAGAAGAAGGTTTGAGAGATTTCTAATTCTTAAAAACAGATACGCTAGAGGAAGAGGTTCGCTGTAGGATCAATGACGACTTCTGAATATAAGGGATGGTTGAGTAAAAGGATCAATGATAATGTCCCTGTGCCAAATTTAGAGGACATTTAATCGATGGAAGAATACTTGCAAGTAATTCCCTCTGAGCTAAAAATCATAAAACAGGACTTCGAAAAGATAAATTCGGAGTTAGGAAGAAAGATAGAACAATTGGAGGAGGAAAAGATACATTTGAGGTTGGATGTCGACATTCAGAAACTCGAGACTGAGAAGTTGAGAAAAGGGAAAAGGAAGGTTGAAGAAGACTTGGACAGTTTGAAGACCAATTACAAGAAGCTGCGTATGTCGATGAGAATTGCTGGATTGGGAAAGACGTCAGAGCAGTGGCGACAAGAAGTTCAAGGGGAAAAAGCTAGGGCTGATCAGTGGAAGAAGAGGTTTCATGATGCTCGAGCACGTGAAAATGCCTTGAAGAAGAGCTTGGTTGAAGGCCAAGATGAGAGGGAGATGTTAGTAGCTCGAGTAGCGAAACTAGAGAAGGCATTACATCAGCACCGTAGTCGTAACTCCGACATTGAATTAAGAGCTAGCCTGAGCAGGATTGAGGATTTGAAAAGGAAGTTAGAAGAACTCGATTCTGCATTACAGAACTATGAACTTCGAATAAAATTCCTTGAGTCGAATAATGAGCAGTGGAAGGAACAACTCCGTCGATCGTAAGACTAGGTCAGGGATAGAGATCATATCATGGGTGAAGTCGTGGCTCAAATTTGAGAATTGGCCGATCATTTGCAGACCTTAATGGTTCAAGCTGATGTACTCAGTGTGAAGTATAAGTTAGAGTCGGACCGGGGTCGTGAGCTGGCTAGCCTTCTTAAgaaagttaaaactttgggcattaggacAAAGTCGTATAGAtgatctattttatgtaaagaattttACTTTCTAATAAAGTTTTTTAAATAGAATTGAATCAGAATTGACGTCTTTTTATTTTGTATTCATCTCATGCATTTTCATTTCATCGCATCATGtgcattaaatttcacaaaaaGAACACTAATTAATTTGAAATCGTATTATAGTTATCCTGGAACATCAATACTACACATGGAAAAAAAACCAAAGCTATGGATTAAAGATTTGAAAAATTAGAGCAAATGCAgaaagagatgcaggatcaactGCAATTACAAATGCAAGAACAGTTGGCTGAGATTTTGTAGGATATGAAGGATCATATGCTGGAATCTCAAAAGAATATGATGAACCAATTTTCTCAGCTACTAGCTGGAAGGCCAGAAAAAGGGAAGAGTCCCATTATCAATAATGAGGACGATAGTGAGATCCTTGCTTACCCACTAGGTTTCACCCCAATAAATACCCCAATGCCACTATAAGGGGTGTCTGTCAATATCAAACCCCATTATCAGACTGATACTTCAGCATCCATAAATTTCCCAATGGCCTCGAGTTCTAACCCTGAAGATAGTCAGCCAAATCCTACAGTCCCTGATCTTGATAATATAGTGGAAGTAGGAAGGGTAGGAGCTAAATTCTTAAAGCAGCTGGAAGACCGATACAAGTGGTTGGAGGAGAAATTCAAGGCGTTGGAAAGCGCTGATTATCATTGCAGAATGGATGCTAAGGAGTTAAGCCTAGTCCCGGATTTGGTACTCCCTCCGAAGTTTAAAATGCCAGAGTTTGGAAAATACAACAGAACCAGTTGCCCTGAGGCTCATATCATGATGTTTTATCAGAGGATGACTGGTCATGTCAATAATAATCAGTTATTGATTCACTGTTTCCAAGACAGTTTGTCTGGAGCTGCGACCAAATAGTATAATCCATTGAATCGTAGCTAAGTTAAATCGTGGAAAGACTTAGCACAGGCCTTCATGAAGTAGTATGGCCATGTGACGGATATAGCGCCTGACAGAATCACGTTACAGAACATGGAGAAAAATTCGAATAAAAATTTCAGGCAATATGCTCAGAAATGGAAGGAAGTTGCTACACAAGTCCAACCGCCATTATTGGAAAAAGAAACAACCATGCTTTTCATTAATACCTTGAAG
The Gossypium arboreum isolate Shixiya-1 chromosome 10, ASM2569848v2, whole genome shotgun sequence genome window above contains:
- the LOC108488333 gene encoding uncharacterized protein LOC108488333 is translated as MEEYLQVIPSELKIIKQDFEKINSELGRKIEQLEEEKIHLRLDVDIQKLETEKLRKGKRKVEEDLDSLKTNYKKLRMSMRIAGLGKTSEQWRQEVQGEKARADQWKKRFHDARARENALKKSLVEGQDEREMLVARVAKLEKALHQHRSRNSDIELRASLSRIEDLKRKLEELDSALQNYELRIKFLESNNEQWKEQLRRS